Below is a window of Stigmatopora nigra isolate UIUO_SnigA chromosome 3, RoL_Snig_1.1, whole genome shotgun sequence DNA.
TGCTACGTCCACCATACTATCTTCCTTTACCTTcctaaagtatatattttttctctttctgtctctcattGATTGTTGTTCCTTTTAATTAGCAGGCTCCCCTCTCTAGGACTGCAGCTGAAGAAGAAGAGGCACAAAATGACTGTTAAATAGCTGGCCATCACCTTTATTATCACTGCCAATCTTTAAACCCAACACAACCAATTACCACTGATTCAATGGCATGCTAACGAATTGGCTGATTATATCATTTTAATTGATGCCTAATTAAGTCGACGGAGAGAGTTTAAATTTCTACTGTAATTTTTACTCCGCATTGCAGCAACTATGACATGTGGTCTAAATGATCAAGTTGAACTTTTAGAACTGATTGAATGATTATAATTAACTTTAAATGGGAATATTTATCTGCACAGCATAGTGTGAGAAACTActtaatcattttgaaaatgtctggTTCCCAATTTAATTGGAATCAGTTGTTTTCAGGATAAAATGAAATGGAACCCAGAAATAAATATCAAGATAGTGAGCAAGATCAATTCACTGTCTGAAGCTCAGTGATGCAAACTGAAgggaaataatatttaaaacccatcattaaaattgaaaaagaaaacaccaaaatatatccagtaaaaaatgtcGGTTTGTGAGTAGTCATAAAACAGATGGAGATAAAGGAACACAAAATGTCCTTGTTGAAAGAATAGCCCAAAAGAGGAAGCAAGACGTTCCCTTATCTTATCAGAAAACGAACATCTGGAAAATTGAAATCCGCCGCACCTCGTGGAAGACGGACACACGTTAATGGGCTGCTAACCAATCAGAAAAAGATAACTCTCAGCTTTGTTTTTGACTTGTATACTATTGTCTTTTTATCACTCCATTAAACCTCTGCTAAGATTAAGGTTCTTAGATGGGAATGAACATATGGAGtaagttttttcccccccacattttttattcaaatttatgTTATGTGCAAAAGTGAGAGTTGCTAGAAAACAAATTCAGTGTACACTGCACTCAATGCTTCCCACcccatatatttttaataataaaagttGTGCCCCTTCAAAGTGATGTGTCACTTTAAAGTAAAagcaatatagatttttttttcctgggacCAATTGTGGTCATTCCAATACTGATATTGTACAACATCGACTTCTAGTAGTCGACACATTCAAGTGTGACAACCAACCCTGCTCTCCCCTACTTGTAATTgctttaattattgtttttaatgtcatccagcaaaaaaaggttgttttttttaatgtcagtgCCAAAGATGTGTTTTATGTTTACGTTGATATATGTGAATTCCAAGGTCATATTCATTGGCTGCCCTTGACTGGTTTCGgcatacaatcattttttttcttttactatttaTCACAACACATACTTTGTGTAAAGTACCATTGGGGAAATTGATTTACATGAAGTTCAACACAAGATGTTTTTCCATGTACTTTGATGAGTTTTCATATTGGAACGCTTGTCGAATTGACCAAGTGAAGTGCCACCTGTTGATTTGTACCAACCTCACACACACTTTATAACCCAAGCATATCTTTTTGTCTTCCAAAAGGTAATATTGTGCTCCATCTGTTCCTACCAAATGAGCTGCTGGCCCAATCTAATTTGGATGATTACAATAGTACTCTATTGTGTCCTGCTTCcaaattcatgttttattttaaacattttcagaaaatgacatgtcTAATAGTGACAAATGgatcaagatgttttttttttgttagtgtaTGTCTCAAACATAACTTTTTTCATTATACAacatgttaaaatatatttttattattcagtTGAATGCTTTGTGTGTGCTCTATCTTATCTCAACTGACTTTTGGGTGAAAGGTCTGCTTGCAGTAAATCAAAAGGCACctatagagagagacagatttTCTATTCACACTCCCAATCACAGTCATTCACTCAGTAAGTGGAAACTGAATCCACCTTACCTTACCACATGGtaaaattcaaattttgacttaaattatttttttttgtattggaaAGTATTGTGAGTAAGagaaaaatgttccttttaGATGTAACCCTAGACTTAcgtattatattttaaacattttttttctcattttttttttaaagctatgaTCTCATGACATGTTCGTTTGGTATATAATgactatttttgtattattcaaATTTTAATTGCAGGAtgcaaatcattcattttccgtaccgcttacTCTCACGAGGGAtatcagggggtgctggagcccatgcCAGCCTACCAAGCCTACACTAATACATAAGGgcatttttagtattttaatgtattttttttacctataggTTTTGGCACTAGCTGGATAAGCATCTGTCTTTACTGCCATCTTTGTTTCAATTATTTACATTACTTGCAATGGGGTTTCAGTGCCAATGagttcatgtttattttttcccctacgGAGTTTAACAACTTTTCTTATCAGCTTCAGCCAAGCACGGGTATACGAGTCAAGGAGTTCAGTCTCACATATAGAAAAAGTCAACTCCAGTCACACCTTCAGCTAGAAAAGGATGTCGAGCGTGTGAGTGTGAGCACCCGCGAAACCTCCAACGGCTTCAACGGGATGAACTTGTTTCCCGAGGAATACAAGCATCATGTAAGCAATCACATCTCCATTCTTTGGTCCAATATGGAGGCGTGCAAGACAGCGTTTTCTGCTGCTTTTGTCGCTTCATTTAATCAGCGTAGGCTGCAATACAATACAATCAAAGTGTGCCCACACatttaaaacactttaaattttaaGGAAAATGCCATTACTAACagaatagtttgtttttttctgtaaatgatcatttaaataatttgcatATAAATCGGAATGTTGGAAAGTgtttagtgtgttggcctcacagttttgggatcgtgggtttgattccaggtagATCCTTACTGTGCATCTTTTTCTgagacttgtgtgggtttttttttgggtactcCTCTCGcatctccaaaaacatgcagcagggtaggttggttgagcactctaaaatgcccctagctatgatttattgtcagtctccttgtgctttgtgattggctgtctgTCTCCCATCTAgtgccccaagtcagctgggataggctcaagcacccccaaaTGTCAGTTGATGATCAGGTTAAGTTTATTTTAATAACCTAAAATGCTTGCTTAGCCTACACAGAGAGTGAAATGTTACTGTTTGTCACTCTCATTTAATGGTGACTGATTTGTGTCCAGTTTGTGTCAAAAATAACGAGTCGGCCAATCAGGAGCTCGGCTTTTCCCGGTTCATCATACCGTGCATCCACAGAATAGTTTTGCTTTCATGGCTATTCCGTTTTCTTTTCCATGAGTTTTCAGGAAACTTGCCGACCCTGCAGTCCCATCATTAGCACGCAGTTGTAATTTTTGCCTTCTGTTATTTCAACAGGTGGCAATCTTGACAAGCGACACAAATAGCTCTCAGCATGTCACCATGTCTCTTTGTTGGGAGTTGATTAACAGCATCTCTTCAGTCATTCAGCTGTTATTGCCAAATGAATTGCCCTAATTAGTCTGGATGAATCCAATTATCTTTCCCGCGCTCTTTCTTGTATTTGTGTTCATCTCTTTGGTGCCAATTCCTTCTCTGAATTCAGGGGTTGACTTTGGAGTTAATTTTAACAGCTACTGAAACAAGGTGGGGTTGTATTTAGATAAGTTTCATCAACATGCGTGGCCCAGcggtcgagtggttagcgcaccgGCCTCTGACTTTCGCGGGTTCAATACCAGGCGGGTTTGACCtgcctgggtggagtttgcatgttttgtacagTTACACTTGTTTTTCTCCCACATactgaatatgaatgaatgatcaaTACAACAAGGACCACCTCAAAGAGTACTACCTCAAAGACTACTACCTACCTTCATCAAGAACACCAGAAAATAACATGttctgagaaaaaaaggcaCCCGCAGTTTACCCATTAAAGCCTTGCTCGTATTTCTCCAATCCAATTAAGaattgatttaaattgaataaccctattcattccttttatgcactgcttatcctcacaatgtccgcggggggtgttggagccctCTTCCCAACCAACTATGAGCCTGAGGTGGGGAACACCCctaattggtggccatccaattaCAGTGGATTATTAGAAGTTgataaatgtgaaaaattgtTCCCTGTTTGTCTTCATTGTggattatttaattttaaatggttGAATCAGGCAAACGAGTACGAAAGATGTATAGAAAATATGTCCACAATTTGAAAAACGGGCAAAAAAGTGGAGtgaaaattacaaaaacaaaaatcattgactgtcaaattaaatgtaaaaatatcagTCCGTATAACTAAagcttcaaaaaataaaattatgggATGAAAAGAATTATTTACGCCATATAAAGTGAAATATTACTCAATATGTAATGCATcgtgattgatttaaaaaataataatatttctatGCTTAATTTATTCCTTGTTCTAATGTCGTCACCGGAAATGGAAGCTTGCGTCACGCCCGTTGCGGGAATCCGAAGATGGCGCGCCAACAAACCAACTGCCCATTCATAACTTAAAATCTTCAAAAAAGCTCAGTGCCGTTAAGGCGATTTAGTTGACGTTTTGATAAATTGGGTTGCGTCGGAAAAGTCCAAAATTCTTTTTGGCCCACCGAAAACGACCAATGTTAGCAATATTAGCAAAGAAACATTCACTCTACCACTTGTCCTATTATTCCACTTGAAGCCAGCTTCTGTTTATTTACTTGTTCCATCAACATGAAACGAACCAAACTGAAGATTCCAAAGGTGAGTTTACTTTAATACTTTCCATTCATCTCGGACTTGCCAGATCGTTTTCATAATTTCGAATGTAAAGTCTACGTGTCACGAGTCACTGGCTTGTTCTTGTTAATAGCATATTATTCTATAAACTAATCTTTGACTTTCCAATGGtacagttatttaaaaaagaaaatacaaattccTATCTTCTAAATTCTTTCTAAGGTGACACCAGGAGGACAAAGAGACATCTCCACCTTCTTTCGTTCTGAAACCAAGGTGATAATGTTGTTTACATAGCACAAATGACTgcatattgtattattatttgtattatcatTGTTATTGCTAATTGTTATGGTCCATTCACATTTGCTATAACAATGATGTGACAAATGTTTTGCCAGGGACCCTCAATagctttagaaaaaaagaatacaacaacaaaacgtTTTAActtattagctgccattgactctAATAGAGGTCAAATCCATGTTAATGAgttttacatatataaatatcaaaTCAATTTGCTTGCTTTTAGTGCTCACCACCAAAGTTGCCTCGAACAAACCCTGTGCTCTGTAAGACGGACCAAAATGGAGGTGTCTTGATCACTGAACCGCATTCTCCCTTAAAGCGGAGCATTCTGGGGGATATCGAGAACCTTCCCGAATCGCCGGATTACATCGTTTCCGAGACCCCAAACAGTCAGATTTTTCTGTTATCATCCAATGGCCACAAAGAAAAGAGCCCTGAGGCTAGGAGAGAAACACCTGTGGTCCAGAAAGCTGTCCACTTGTCCCCTGTCTGTCAAAGTCCTTCCTCCAAAGGGCCTCATGTCATGTCAGATCTTGAGGAGGAAAGCTGTGGCTCGCTGAAAAGGATCTTGAATCCTCCCCAAGAGCTCCACGGAGCAAAGAGGCCAAGAACAGATTTCGCATTAGACTGCAGTCCCGACCAAGGACCCCACCCGGAAAGCGAAACTGCTTTTACCACGATAATTGAGCCAAAGAAGGCTGAAAGGCAAAGGGCAGGAGTCCGTGTGCGGCCGCCAGACGATGGATTTTCAGCAAATACGCATGAAGAGGAAGTTGAGGCCGACTCGGGAGAGAAAGAAAATCCCAAAGCAATTGAGCGCAAATGGGGAACTTCTGAGGAGAAGCCAGCTGCAGGTACGTTCTGCCATTGAAACTATTTGGAGCCAGAACAAAAGTTTCACCATGGTCTTTATTTTCCTCCAAATCAGCTGGCACGTCGTCGGCATTTCCCGTGGAAGACGGTTTGGATGAGAGTTGGTTCACAGAACCAATGGAGTCCAATGAAGCTCGTGTCCTAAAGGAGAAAGCTCGGTAATGCTGGGTTTTTCACTACATTCCCgacattttgggattttttttattttttagacctGCTCTGTTCAGATGCTTGGACACAGAGATTGGTCAtctcaaaatattttcagaCTGCCACGTGAGAGTTTGTCACTGTGGTCATtcataatgttttatttaggatgtaaagagagaaaggacaaaacaagaaaaatctgGCGCTTTTGTAATATAAGTATATTTACCAGTGGACACTAAAGATGTAACGGTACACAAAAATGTTGGTTTGTTTAATTTTTGCgacaaaaaaagctgaaaaaaaacatcaaatgcttttatttataaaaatatatataaacaatagatacatcatttttttattaattaaaaaaaatattttttttttttttgcagaagcacTCCACATTGTGCAATTTAGTTTGGTGTAAATCTAgtgtttttattgcaaaatatttttacaaacacTATTTAGACGGGTCTGACAAAGCTTTGTGATGGTTTTGGTTTTTCCTTGCAGTCGGTTACCAGATGACGTGATCCTCCGTGGTGGTCCCGACAACCGCTACTGGGTTTTAAATGTGGACGAGAGACCTAATGAAAAAGTCCTGACCATCACGCACTTCCGATCTCTGCAACCCACCGAGACTTGTCGACTAAAGGACGAATGGTAGCCAAAGTCAACCAAAAAATGTGCTCCTCATTTTTTTGGACGTGGCAGTGAATGTTTTGACTCTTCAGGGAAACTACACTCGTTCGCCGCGGCGACGTGATCCACTTGGAGGGCCACGCCGACTCTGGATGCTGGACGGTGGACCGAGAACATGGGCTGCTGGTTTTACAACCAGATTACCTGGTTTCAGGCACCAGCATCTCCAACTCTATCCGCTGTATGAGGAGGGCAGTGCTTGGGGATATCTTCAAggtacaaaatatatttatctatttacactataaaaataatttttgcacccacagtggccctcgaggactggtttgcccacccctggtctagagcCATCTACTGTTTAAGATAAGAAACCCAACAGAATGTAGGCTGAACTCAAGGTTCATGTGCGGGGCATTTTATCCCAAGCAAATTGGTCCAAATGCTAAGCACTGTTTTAACAGCAACAGTTTAATTACAAATATAAATTCACTTAATTTAGAAATTTAAGTATGGCCCACAGATTTCATCCTGCAAAAGAATCTAACTTATTTCATGAAGCGTTATTTGTTAGATTTCACCCATTGAGTTGTCTACTTCAAATGTTTCTTGACTAATAAGAAGTTTTATTTTACAGtgtattggtttaaaaaaatgattcaagtgTCCTCTGGGTTTTAGAGTTTTGAAGGAGGCTCCAAGCAGATGCTGAACGGCACCATTGTTCACCGAGTTTTCCAGAAAGCTGCTGAAGCTAAAGATTTCTCTTTGGGTACTTTATCCAACATGGCTGACGAGGCGTTACACAGCCCTCAGTACCTTGGggatatgtatgtttttattattttttttattttactgggCAGCAAAAGCATGAAATGACATGGAAGTTAAAattcttatattttttccatgtgCAGGTACACTTTGGGCATCTCTCAAGATGAGATGAAGCTGGAGCTTCATAATTACCTGCCCTCATTAGAGCACTGGGCACAGGAATACCTCCATTCACCAACGCCTAAAGCCGTCAGCCTTAAAATGTGAGACAACAGCACTTAAAAACAATATTCCCTCCACACAATGCAATAAATGATTTAGTTTATTTAGTTACAGGTTCAAAAGATTATTAAAACAATTGTCACTTTtcacatacagtaatacctcctTTATGGCGGTTAATAGGTTACAGACCTGTGGTAATAGGTGAATTACAGCGACTGTTTTATGctgtctatttaatattatttggacttcTGAAATCTCTCTGTACTATTACTCAACTCGCAAAGGTAGACACAGACCCCTAGTGGTCACAGAATTTGCAGCCAATTGTGACTTTGTTTCCCCCCcaccattttttgtgttattggTCCTACACTCTAAAGtccaaaggatttttttttttttaaatggtggtgaccctacttcgcgtTTTTTTCTTATAGCGACCATGGCTGGTCCACATTATCCGCAATATTCgagagattactgtatttatttttgaccaagcagtcattgtttttgacaaaaaagcactACCTTCTTTAGTTTGCCTCGAAAATTTCTCTTTTGATCTTCAGCCCTAACCTTGGTGAGGCCGCGGTTGGCACGCAGGATGCCGCCACGGCGACCGTGACTGAGCTGGTTGACATCGAAGAAAACGTGTGGTCGCCGCGATTCGGTCTCAAAGGGAAGATCGACTTGACTGCGCAGGTTCGAATCAAAAGGAGAAGAAATTTCAGCCACGAATCCTCCGAAGAGATGACCATCCCTTTGGAGTTGAAAACTGGACGAGAGTCAAACTCCATCGAACATCGCAGTCAGGTTGGTAGAAAGTACAGTCAGACCTCTATTTACCAAAATTAAATCGgatccagaacttttttctgtaacttgaaaattatgtaagtagaggtgtactttatatataaattatgtTAATTCGacccacggtcctcacacaactgccaactaaactctttaaaattagtcaaagtgtctcaattttgtttgaaaaatgtaaggaacaaaaaatagggaaattatttttaaaaaaaaatcattaatgtcttaaaatgattaTAATGGCCAAAAATCGCTATGAAAATGTGACCTGCGCCGCTGAAATAGTTCTCTCCACGACTGTTATATTGGCAGAtgtaaaattataaaatgaGAGCCCAATAGAAGGTAGCAGGTTTTTCATAAATGTCGtgacctgaaaatgttgtacctagaggcattcgtaagtagaggtatgactgtatgtaGAAACTCGAGGCGAACAACTGGAATTGTGTTCATTCCACAGGTGATTCTGTACACCCTGATGACGTTGGAGCGTTACAACCCTGCAGCTGGCTTCCTACTTTACCTCAAGACTGGAAACTTGCATCCTGTCGTGGCTAGCCACATGGATCGCAGAGGTACGTAGCGCTCCAACAAACAGCTAATGTTTAGAAACTCATTAAAATGACAGATGgggctgggaaaaaaaaataatgcattgttttttttttcttctttagaaTTGCTGAAACTGAGGAACACGCTGGTTCATCACCTCCACAATTGCGTGCAGAAGGGCACAGAGGGAAGTTTCCTAGCCAGGATTCCCGACATGGTGACGGACAAGAAGACATGTCTCTATTGCCCTCAAAGGAGAAACTGTGCTCTGTATaaaaggtaccgtattttacAAGCACAAAACGCACCATATTAAAGACACAGTATCAGTTAACATCATATGCTAGCACATATGCTGacttatgttttttaaaaggcagCGAGAGCAATACTGGGTTGCGCttcattgaaatattgaagtacttTTGTTAACAATGTCCTCGCgttactttttttcccaatcgTCACCAAATCCATCAAAGCTAGCACTATGCTAGCTCCACGTTAGCTCCACGGTCCACAATCCGTTGCAATGTCTTTTGGCCAGAGTGTTGGAAGGCAAGTCAGCGGACATGGGCGAAGAGTTCCTGCGGCAGGAGACGGGTC
It encodes the following:
- the dna2 gene encoding DNA replication ATP-dependent helicase/nuclease DNA2 isoform X1 yields the protein MKRTKLKIPKVTPGGQRDISTFFRSETKCSPPKLPRTNPVLCKTDQNGGVLITEPHSPLKRSILGDIENLPESPDYIVSETPNSQIFLLSSNGHKEKSPEARRETPVVQKAVHLSPVCQSPSSKGPHVMSDLEEESCGSLKRILNPPQELHGAKRPRTDFALDCSPDQGPHPESETAFTTIIEPKKAERQRAGVRVRPPDDGFSANTHEEEVEADSGEKENPKAIERKWGTSEEKPAAAGTSSAFPVEDGLDESWFTEPMESNEARVLKEKARRLPDDVILRGGPDNRYWVLNVDERPNEKVLTITHFRSLQPTETCRLKDEWETTLVRRGDVIHLEGHADSGCWTVDREHGLLVLQPDYLVSGTSISNSIRCMRRAVLGDIFKSFEGGSKQMLNGTIVHRVFQKAAEAKDFSLGTLSNMADEALHSPQYLGDMYTLGISQDEMKLELHNYLPSLEHWAQEYLHSPTPKAVSLKIPNLGEAAVGTQDAATATVTELVDIEENVWSPRFGLKGKIDLTAQVRIKRRRNFSHESSEEMTIPLELKTGRESNSIEHRSQVILYTLMTLERYNPAAGFLLYLKTGNLHPVVASHMDRRELLKLRNTLVHHLHNCVQKGTEGSFLARIPDMVTDKKTCLYCPQRRNCALYKRVLEGKSADMGEEFLRQETGHLTATHLEYFAHWLLLCSLEAASMEARNGRKRLWLQTPEESEKKGTCIGNLHVMAPAKIRSDGVFLHRFRRLNQMLEPSGCGLACGDRVVLSDQRGRFLALAVGYLHDVSATAITCTLDRDVSKRSEEVFRLDADEGAMGLSSHFTNLSRLMENGQNGNRLRELIVDHRPPKFISLLSSVIGRQAIETVGNILKGLNRPQRQAMKKVLLSKDYTLIVGMPGTGKTTTICNLVRVLHACGFSVLLTSYTHSAVDNILLKLKRFKLGFLRLGQGQKVHPDIMPYTEESIRKDGINSVSELEALYGKELVVGTTCLGIKHPIFSRRRFDFCIVDEASQISQPICLGPLFYADKFVLVGDHQQLPPIVQNHEARSLGMDESLFKRLECHSEAVVHLNVQYRMNRQIMSLSNCLMYEGRLECGSERTASALLSLPSLAALKSELGFLPDSPPPHDLEWIEPVLLTSKPVCFLDCSMVPALESVVQGGVSNPTEAAIIHLLLSLLMKAGCKASDIGVIAPYRQQLKSISALLHSPAFNGVEVNTVDKYQGRDKSVIVLSFVRSSTQEEKLGELLKDWRRLNVAITRAKHKLLMVGSACTLRRYTPVAKLLGHLEQENMIVQLPPAAHKALPTILL
- the dna2 gene encoding DNA replication ATP-dependent helicase/nuclease DNA2 isoform X2, which translates into the protein MKRTKLKIPKCSPPKLPRTNPVLCKTDQNGGVLITEPHSPLKRSILGDIENLPESPDYIVSETPNSQIFLLSSNGHKEKSPEARRETPVVQKAVHLSPVCQSPSSKGPHVMSDLEEESCGSLKRILNPPQELHGAKRPRTDFALDCSPDQGPHPESETAFTTIIEPKKAERQRAGVRVRPPDDGFSANTHEEEVEADSGEKENPKAIERKWGTSEEKPAAAGTSSAFPVEDGLDESWFTEPMESNEARVLKEKARRLPDDVILRGGPDNRYWVLNVDERPNEKVLTITHFRSLQPTETCRLKDEWETTLVRRGDVIHLEGHADSGCWTVDREHGLLVLQPDYLVSGTSISNSIRCMRRAVLGDIFKSFEGGSKQMLNGTIVHRVFQKAAEAKDFSLGTLSNMADEALHSPQYLGDMYTLGISQDEMKLELHNYLPSLEHWAQEYLHSPTPKAVSLKIPNLGEAAVGTQDAATATVTELVDIEENVWSPRFGLKGKIDLTAQVRIKRRRNFSHESSEEMTIPLELKTGRESNSIEHRSQVILYTLMTLERYNPAAGFLLYLKTGNLHPVVASHMDRRELLKLRNTLVHHLHNCVQKGTEGSFLARIPDMVTDKKTCLYCPQRRNCALYKRVLEGKSADMGEEFLRQETGHLTATHLEYFAHWLLLCSLEAASMEARNGRKRLWLQTPEESEKKGTCIGNLHVMAPAKIRSDGVFLHRFRRLNQMLEPSGCGLACGDRVVLSDQRGRFLALAVGYLHDVSATAITCTLDRDVSKRSEEVFRLDADEGAMGLSSHFTNLSRLMENGQNGNRLRELIVDHRPPKFISLLSSVIGRQAIETVGNILKGLNRPQRQAMKKVLLSKDYTLIVGMPGTGKTTTICNLVRVLHACGFSVLLTSYTHSAVDNILLKLKRFKLGFLRLGQGQKVHPDIMPYTEESIRKDGINSVSELEALYGKELVVGTTCLGIKHPIFSRRRFDFCIVDEASQISQPICLGPLFYADKFVLVGDHQQLPPIVQNHEARSLGMDESLFKRLECHSEAVVHLNVQYRMNRQIMSLSNCLMYEGRLECGSERTASALLSLPSLAALKSELGFLPDSPPPHDLEWIEPVLLTSKPVCFLDCSMVPALESVVQGGVSNPTEAAIIHLLLSLLMKAGCKASDIGVIAPYRQQLKSISALLHSPAFNGVEVNTVDKYQGRDKSVIVLSFVRSSTQEEKLGELLKDWRRLNVAITRAKHKLLMVGSACTLRRYTPVAKLLGHLEQENMIVQLPPAAHKALPTILL